The DNA window AAGGGAGTATGAGGATATGATGAAGTGGAAAGTTATTTATCAGAATAAATTCTCCATAGGCAGAACTCGGAAAATGATTAGGGAGCAAAATATGAATCAATCTTGGTTCAGAGTGGTGTGGGGATACAATTCCATACCCAGAAACAATTTTATTATGTGGTTAGCCATTAAAAGGAGATTGAAGACCAAGAATAAGCTTAAGAAATGGGGAGTGATCCCTGATGATATTTGTGTCATGTGCAACAAGGAGGTGGAAACTATAGACCATTGTCTTTATGAGTGTGACTTTGCAAAAGCAGTTTGGAACAGATTGAAGCCTATATGCAGAATTCATCAAATTAACTCATAGAGAAGAGTTGTCAGCTGGTTTTGTAGGAAAGTTAATGGGAAAAGAAAAATAGCCAACTTCAGAAGGGTTACTTTGGCTGCTATCACCTATTTTTTATGGAATGCGAGGAATAGGAAGATCttcctaaaataaaataaaaaggcctGAGAGTATAGTCAAGAAGGTCAAAGATATTTTACTTgataagtttaaaatttataacacTAATAGCACTTTAGACATCATGATTAATGAGACTCGGCGGTTTGTTATTTAAGTTGGTTGTTGTTGGAATTGTGGAGGTTTCTCTGGTTTGGCTTGTCAAGGATGGGATTTGCTATGGCTTGAGGCTTTTGTAACAGGTCTTAGTGTCatgacccaatctcagggccgagaccggcgctagggaatgggagtggttgctccgaaacccgtagcaagcctcaaaacataaaataattttttgcaattcataaacgtcatgcatgacagacataaacacgtgtcatgctggaAACatatgccaggcatacatatcctctggcagtctcaGATATCAAACGCagcaagcataaaacatttaaaactttaaaacattaaagttatatttacagaaaaccataTATCACAAACTGGCTTACAAAACACCTATCTaatgcagctctaagagtaaggTATTGTTtttttacatactttcaaaaatacagacttctggaagtaggatagaagtccgttatgtcaaaaggaaatctgtgaggggtgtatatggggatatactgagtgagttcatacatttactaataagtattcaaataaaacataaaactgtaatcaatcatatgcagccaagtacaggatccgattgaaaccctaatcctcgaacatgttAATTGTATGTACTCAAAggaaacttatccaatagttcggcccgggagtattcacactctaccacgtcagtcgcgaaaAATCTCTTAAGTccaatggtgggtccaacccactagatacggggctcaggttacactgtaaccgagttcactctcgtatcacattcGTACATCTGACTTCAAAATTCGTGTTCTTAATCTTATTACAgttgtatcaaatcaaaactggtgatcacacagtcctattgccgctcaataggtagcacgtttcatcggatcaatactggtttcaaatcaagcgtatatgcaattcatataaagatttcgcactataaacatgcaaatcaaacGCAAAGCAATATAAagtaattgcttaaataaatactttaaaagcaaatcgtataaactcacagaaaacgcttatccaaaatacttcagtgctcagaaacgtcaagcttctcgagctcctggtccagctggtTCTTGCCTCGCCTAATCTAAGacgatttaaaaacaattgacttacatcagaatcctattctaggattgatTCTAGACTCAAGACACGACATAACTCGTTGAATTCTAATCACGTCTTACTCGATTCACTTTCATTTAACTTAGCAAATCTTCGACTTAGCTTCAATACAGCTTTAGGTTTATCATTAAACCTAACCTCTTAATCATTAATTGAACATTACAATCTCACGTTTGTTTCTTTGTTAAATCATCGTCCGAAAGCTTTAAATCAGTTCAAGAAACGTCTAATCCAAGTTCCAGGCATCGGGAGAGGTCGAAAACGACTGAAGGGACCCAAAAATGAccttggcacgacgtgccaaggggTGTCGTGTCGCCACAGCACTTGTCGCGTCGCGACATCACCCGTCGCGTCGCGATAATGCCCGTCGCGTCGCGACAATGCCCGTCGCGTCGCGACAATGCCCGTCGCGTCGCGACAATGCCCGTCGCGTCGCGACAGCGAGGGCAACAACCCCTATTCCGCACCAAACAGCACCAAAACTCATCCTGACGTGCTTAACGACTTTCCCAACGTATCTAACACCAAAATAACATCTAAATCCatccaaaaacacaataaaaacgtttaaatcgaATCGAATATGTAATCGCGATACAgtttcgccgtaacctatcGTTTCGAATCGTTTTTCCATCAAATAAACTCAAACAAATGGAGAAACTacttgcttaccgtgattggccttcgaaatacgatcgattcgagttaaGAAACGTCGAAAACgaacgagaaacggagatcg is part of the Mercurialis annua linkage group LG3, ddMerAnnu1.2, whole genome shotgun sequence genome and encodes:
- the LOC126672763 gene encoding uncharacterized protein LOC126672763, translating into MRDSDIPKNTTIASLWRNDSWVLPDPKDEAIEEAWDYVKNNFTVRREYEDMMKWKVIYQNKFSIGRTRKMIREQNMNQSWFRVVWGYNSIPRNNFIMWLAIKRRLKTKNKLKKWGVIPDDICVMCNKEVETIDHCLYECDFAKAVWNRLKPICRIHQINS